From the Leptospira sp. WS60.C2 genome, one window contains:
- a CDS encoding thiol-disulfide oxidoreductase DCC family protein, giving the protein MPLEKRKIVFFDGVCHLCMGSVQFLLKQNKKESLFFSAIGSETFQTNLLAQKKQGLPDSIVYWNDGNVYVESDAILSIAKELRFPWNLAVVFWIVPRVIRNWVYRWIARHRYEWFGKAESCMVPSPEVKRRFLD; this is encoded by the coding sequence TGCCACTGGAAAAAAGGAAAATTGTTTTCTTCGATGGAGTGTGCCATCTCTGCATGGGTTCTGTTCAATTTTTGCTCAAACAAAACAAGAAGGAGTCTCTTTTTTTCTCTGCCATCGGTTCGGAAACCTTCCAAACCAACCTACTAGCTCAAAAAAAACAAGGACTTCCTGACAGCATTGTCTACTGGAACGATGGGAACGTGTATGTAGAATCGGATGCCATACTTTCCATAGCCAAGGAATTGCGATTCCCTTGGAATTTGGCAGTGGTATTTTGGATTGTCCCAAGAGTGATTCGAAACTGGGTGTATCGATGGATTGCCAGGCACCGCTACGAGTGGTTTGGAAAAGCGGAAAGTTGTATGGTGCCATCCCCAGAAGTGAAACGTCGATTTTTAGACTAA
- a CDS encoding ArnT family glycosyltransferase — protein MLFFTPKRTFFLLLALLVFYVFWENASPLIDQDEAAYAGFARTMTESGDFLQMEFPYSAPHKKPPLHFWITSFFFQTFGISEFVLRLFPALCILGTTILTYHLASAMFNTRTALYAFSILSFSLYFPLNGKIALVDSLLVFFGMIGFVSLHHFLRTEKIVYALLFWFSVSLGVLVKGPPILIFLGGTCFLLLFFQKIRPKIWKLHPWFGLPLALSPIVIWGYLSWQRDNGVLIRWMVDWYILRRATNPVFGQSGPPGTYLLLFVITLFPWTRVYLSFLKEVFWRIVSHLNAKEIKSSIFSSFRNGILLPLSPRSYLMIGLVFSWIFYEFLSSKLPSYPLSAYPILSILLAEQLSKKHNQIYLYRLYLTVAILMFVVIGLVVLPKFSAMRTETKNLAKKINTILETKETLYSFGGLGIPSFAFYLSHPIQEVSFESFRETKGTILLSESDWLMLKAMGVNGKPLTDPVSIYLYDRSKTLELRLIKIEP, from the coding sequence GTGCTATTTTTCACTCCAAAACGTACTTTTTTTCTCCTGCTCGCACTTCTCGTGTTCTATGTCTTTTGGGAGAATGCCTCTCCCCTGATTGACCAAGACGAAGCCGCCTACGCTGGGTTTGCAAGGACCATGACGGAATCAGGGGACTTCTTACAAATGGAATTTCCTTATTCCGCACCCCATAAAAAACCTCCCCTTCATTTTTGGATCACTTCCTTCTTCTTCCAAACCTTCGGTATCAGTGAATTTGTGCTTCGGCTCTTTCCAGCCCTCTGCATTCTCGGAACAACGATATTGACCTACCACCTAGCATCCGCTATGTTTAATACTAGGACAGCCTTATATGCTTTTAGCATCTTGAGTTTTTCCCTATACTTTCCGTTAAATGGAAAAATTGCCTTGGTAGATTCCCTTCTTGTGTTTTTTGGAATGATTGGGTTTGTTTCCCTCCATCATTTTTTACGAACTGAAAAAATCGTCTATGCACTCTTATTCTGGTTTTCAGTGAGTTTGGGAGTTCTTGTTAAAGGCCCACCGATTCTCATCTTCCTTGGAGGAACATGTTTTCTCTTACTCTTCTTTCAAAAAATTCGACCTAAAATTTGGAAACTCCATCCTTGGTTTGGTTTGCCTCTGGCTCTTTCCCCCATTGTGATTTGGGGCTACTTGTCTTGGCAAAGAGACAATGGAGTTCTGATACGATGGATGGTGGATTGGTACATTTTGCGTAGGGCCACAAATCCAGTCTTTGGCCAATCAGGACCTCCTGGCACCTATCTTTTGTTATTTGTGATAACATTGTTTCCATGGACACGTGTTTATCTTTCCTTTTTAAAGGAAGTATTTTGGCGAATTGTCTCTCACCTCAATGCCAAGGAAATCAAATCCTCTATTTTTTCATCCTTTCGAAATGGTATTTTGTTACCACTTTCCCCGAGATCCTATTTGATGATTGGCCTTGTTTTCTCTTGGATCTTTTATGAATTTTTATCAAGTAAACTTCCTTCCTATCCTTTGTCTGCTTACCCCATTCTTTCCATTTTACTCGCAGAACAATTATCCAAAAAACACAATCAAATCTATTTGTACAGATTGTATCTAACCGTTGCAATTCTAATGTTTGTAGTCATTGGATTGGTTGTATTACCAAAGTTTTCAGCGATGAGAACGGAAACAAAAAATTTAGCAAAAAAAATAAATACAATCTTAGAAACAAAAGAAACCTTATATTCGTTTGGCGGTTTAGGCATTCCCAGTTTTGCTTTTTACCTCTCTCACCCCATACAAGAAGTGAGTTTCGAGAGTTTCAGAGAAACTAAGGGAACCATTTTACTCAGTGAGTCTGACTGGCTTATGTTAAAAGCCATGGGAGTCAATGGTAAACCTCTCACCGATCCCGTATCGATTTATCTTTATGATCGCTCCAAAACCTTGGAACTTAGATTGATAAAAATAGAACCTTAG